The genomic DNA ACCTGCCGCGCTTCGCGGCCGCCTTCGAAGCGGTCGGCCGCGAGTGGCTGTCTGACGACGCGCTCGCGCGCACCGTCGAAACCGACGGCGATCTCGAAGATGCCTACTTCACGCCGCAATTCGTCGAGATGCTCGAGGCGGCCGTCTGGGGGCAAGGCTTTCCGGCACCGCTTTTTTCCGGCGAATTCAACGTGATGTCACAGGCGCTCGTGAAAGACAAGCATCTGAAGCTGCAGCTGATGCGCGGCCGCCAGCGCTTCAACGCGATCTGGTTCAACCATACCGACACGCTGCCGGCGCGCGCGACCGTCGCCTACCGGCTGACGAGCGATACGTGGAACGGCGTATCGCGCGTGCAGCTGATCGTCGAGCACGCGCTCGGGTAAGCGCGACTCAACGCCGCGCCGGGGTCGGGACAAACGCGGGACAACCGCGGAGCAAGTCGGACAACTCGCGCGCGAACGACGCCCGGAATCTGCCGCAAATCCAGCCCGATTCCACGCCGGACAGGCCGGATCGGGCCGTCGATCGGCTATAATTTCAGCTTTTGGCGAATCAAAAGATCGAAATGGAAGCGGAACGTCTCAACGCGATCGAAGCCTCTCTGGCCGACCTGCGCACGCGCGCAGGCGAGCTACGGGGGTATCTTTGACTACGATGCCAAAGCAGTAAGGCTCGTCGAAGTCAACCGCGAACTCGAAGACCCGAACGTCTGGAACGACTCGCAGCACGCTCAGGCGCTCGGTAAGGAAAAGAAGCTGCTCGAAGGCGTGGTCGACGTGCTTTCGTCGCTCGATAACGACTTGCGCGACACGCAGGACCTGTTCGACATGGCGCGCGAAGAAGACGACGAAGCGACGCTCGTCTCGTGCGATGAAGATGTCGCAAAACTCACCGCGCGCATCGAAGACCTCGAATTCCGCCGGATGTTCTCGAATCCGGCCGACCCGAACAACGCGTTTATCGACATCCAGGCCGGCGCAGGCGGCACCGAAGCGTGCGACTGGGCATCGATGCTGCTGCGTCAGTACCTGCGCTACTGCGAGCGCAAGGGCTTCAAAACCGAAGTGCTCGAAGAATCGGAAGGCGACGTCGCCGGCATCAAGAGCGCGACGATCAAGGTCGAAGGCGAGTACGCATACGGTTTTCTGCGCACGGAAACGGGCATTCACCGCCTCGTGCGCAAGTCGCCGTTCGATTCGTCGGGTGGCCGCCATACGTCGTTTTCGTCGGTGTTCGTCTATCCGGAAATCGACGACTCGTTCGAGATCGAGGTCAACCCCGCCGATCTGCGCATCGACACGTTCCGCGCATCGGGCGCGGGCGGTCAGCACATCAACAAGACCGATTCGGCGGTGCGGATCACACATATGCCGAGCGGCATCGTCGTGCAGTGCCAGAACGACCGCTCGCAGCACCGCAACCGAGCCGAAGCGATGGCCATGCTGAAATCGCGTCTCTACGAAGCGGAAATGCGCAAGCGCCAGTCCGAGCAGGACAAGCTCGAAGCGGGCAAGTCGGACGTGGGCTGGGGTCACCAGATCCGCTCGTACGTGCTCGATAACAGCCGCATTAAAGACCTGCGCACCAACGTCGAAATCAGCAACACGAAGAGCGTGCTCGACGGCGATCTCGACGCGTTTATCAGCGCGAGCCTGAAACAGGGCATTTGAGTTACAGCCCCCCGCATACCGAACAAGATCATGACCGAACCGACGATAGAGACGTCCGCCGCGGCCGACGACGACAACCAGATCATCGCGGAACGCCGCGAAAAGCTGCGTGCGCTGCGCGAGCAAGGCGTCGCCTACCCGAACGATTTCCAGCCGACCCACCACGCCGCCGATCTGCAAGCGCAATACGCGGACACCGACAAGGAAACGCTCGAAGCGCAAGCCCCCGGTGTCGCGATTGCCGGCCGCATGATGCTTAAACGCGTGATGGGCAAGGCGAGCTTCGCGACGGTGCAGGACGGCTCGGGTCAGATCCAGTTCTTCGTCACGCCGGCCGACGTCGGCGAGGCGACCTACGACGCGTTCAAGAAATGGGACCTCGGCGATATCGTCGCGGCGCGCGGCGTGCTGTTTCGTACGAACAAGGGCGAGCTGTCAGTGCGCTGCACGGAACTGCGGCTGCTGTCGAAGGCGCTGCGGCCGCTGCCCGACAAGTTCCACGGCCTCGCCGATCAGGAAATGCGCTACCGCCAGCGCTACGTCGACCTGATCGTCACGCCGGAAACGCGCAAGACGTTTACCGCGCGCACGAAGACGATCTCGTCGATCCGCCGTTTCATGTCGGACGCCAGCTTTATGGAAGTCGAAACGCCGATGCTGCACCCGATTCCGGGCGGCGCCGCGGCGAAGCCGTTCGTCACGCATCACAACGCGCTCGATATGCAGATGTTCATGCGTATCGCGCCGGAACTGTATCTGAAGCGGCTGATCGTGGGCGGCTTCGAGCGCGTGTTCGAGATCAACCGGAATTTCCGTAACGAGGGCGTGTCGCCGCGCCACAATCCGGAATTCACGATGATGGAGTTCTACGCCGCGTACACGAACTACACGTGGCTCATGGACTTCACCGAGCAGCTGATTCGCCAGGCGGCGATCGATGCGCTCGGCACCGCGACGATCAACTACCAGGGGCGCGAGCTCGATCTGTCGAAGCCGTTCCATCGGTTGACGATCACGCAGGCGATTCTCAAACACGCACCGCAGTACACGGAAGCGCAGTTGTCGGATGCCGCGTTCGTGCGTACGGAATTGAAGAAGTTCGGCGTCAACACGAACGAGCCGAAGTTCCTGAACGCCGGTCTCGGTTCGTTGCAGCTCGCGCTGTTCGAAGAGACCGCCGAAGCGCAGTTGTGGGAGCCGACGTACATCATCGACTACCCGGTCGAAGTGTCGCCGCTTGCGCGTGCGTCGGATTCGGTCGAGGGCATTACCGAGCGCTTCGAGCTGTTCATCACGGGCCGCGAAATCGCCAATGGTTTCTCGGAGCTCAACGACCCCGAAGATCAGGCTGCGCGTTTCCGCAAGCAGGTCGATCAGAAGGACGCCGGCGACGAAGAAGCGATGTATTACGACGCCGACTATATCCGCGCGCTCGAATACGGCATGCCGCCGACCGGCGGCTGCGGCATCGGTATCGACCGCCTCGTGATGCTGATCACCGATAGCCCGAGCATTCGCGATGTCATTCTGTTCCCGCATCTGCGCCGCGAAGATTAAACGCGCGGCCGCGGCTTCGACTGCATGACGAAACGCCCGCATACGGCTTGTTGCCGTATGCGGGCGTTGTCTTTTATGCTCGCCTTGCTGATCGTTTGTAACTATCAGTAAGAAGTGCGGGTAGGAGGCGGGGGGAGGACGCGGGGCGCATGCGACGCCGCCGTTCATTCGATACAGAAGACGTTACAAATTGAAACGATGCCGGTGGCCAGTTGTCGGACACTGTACGCATCATCAATGGCTGACTCTGCTTGAGACGGAGGCTAAATATGGACAATCCGAAAAACACACCCTCTTCGTCGCCGCGCCGTTTGCATCCGCTGATCGCTACTGCGGCGGGCGCTGTGATCGTCGCCAGCCTCGCGGCCACGGTCGCCATCACCGGCCTGTTCCCGAAGGCATCCAGCGACAGCGAGCAATCGAATCAGACGCAAGCCGCGCAGATCGCTTCGCAACCCGTCGTCGATACCGCGCAGCAGGCTAATCCGGCGCAGTACGCGCAACAGCAGCAACAGCAGCAGCAGGCTGCACAGCAAGCCCAGCAGCAGGCCGCGCAACAGGCGCAGCCCGCGCCCGCCCCCGCTCCCACGCAACCTCCGGCGCAGCCTCAATATGCGCAGCAGACGCAGCCGGCGCCTCAGCCGCAACAGTACGCACCGCCGCAACAGGCGCCCCGCCCCGCGGTGTGCTCGAGCTGCGGCACGGTCATCGCCATTTCGGAAACGCGCCAGGAAGGCCACGGCACGGGTATCGGCGCGGTCGGCGGTGCGGTTGCGGGCGGCGTGATCGGCAACCAGTTCGGCAGCGGCGGCGGACGCACTGCGATGACGCTGCTTGGCGCCGTCGGCGGTGGATTCGCCGGCAACTCGGTCGAAAAGCATCTGCGCACGACCACGAGCTATTCAGTGCGTGTGCGGATGCAAAACGGCCATATCCGCTACTTCACGTACCATCAGCCGCCGCCGTTCCAGCAAGGCCAGCCCGTGCGGATCGAAAACGGCACGCTGGTTGCGGGTTGACGTAACGCGCGCCCGCTTAAGGACGCATCACAAGAAAAAAGGCGATTCCCACAGGAATCGCCTTTTTGTTTGCCTCGTGCGTGCTGCTATTGCGAGCCGCGTATTGCGTACGCGTGTCGCGAGTGACGTCTATCAGTAATCAGCGTCCTCAATCCAGGCCGCCTGAATCGCTTCGAGAATCTTCTCGTTCGAGCGGTTAGGATCGTCGTCGAAACCGTCGAGCTCCATCACCCAGCGATGCAGATCCGTGAACCGCACCTGCTGCGGATCGATGTCCGGGTGCTTGTCCGTCAACGCCATCGCGATGTCCTGCGTATCGGTCCACTTCATGGCTGCATGCTCCTTGTTAGTGATTTTCCTTCGCGTGATTGATCGAGTAGCGCGGAATCTCGACGACGAGGTCGTCGCTTTCCGGCACGATCGCCTGACACGACAGCCGCGACTCGCGTTCGAGCCCCCAGGCTTTGTCGAGCAGGTCGTCTTCGTCTTCCTCCGACGGCTCGAGCGCATCGAAGCCCTCGCGCACGATCACATGACACGTGGTGCACGCGCACGACTTCTCACACGCATGCTCGATTTCGATGCCGTTCTCGAGCAGCGTGTCGCAGACGCTCTTGCCCGGCACGGCGTCGATCACCGCGCCCTCGGGGCACAGCTCGACATGAGGCAATACAACGATTTGAGGCATAGATGTTCCGTTTGATACCGCTTGATACCGCTTGATGCACGTTCGGCTTTGCGTGCTGATGTCTGACTTCGCACGCGGATGCCGCCCGGCAGCACCTTCGTTATTTTACTGACAGCGCGCGCGATTTTCGCATGCGCCTCGTGATGTCGCCTCATGAAGCCGCCTCATGAAGCCGCATCACGTTCAGATCTCGTCGAGCTTGCGGCCCGCGAGCGCCCGGCGAATGCCCTTGTCCATCCGGCGCGCCGCGAATTCGTCGGTGCCGGCGGCCAGCGCCTTGGTCGCCGATTCGATCGCGTCCGCGTCGTTGCTTTGCGCGACGTTGCGCAGCGCGGTCAGCAGCGTATCGAGCGCGCCGCGTTCGTCTGCGTCGAGCAGATCGGCGTCCACGGCCAGCGCGGCGTCGGTTGCTTCGACGAGACGCTGCGCCTCCACCTGCGCTTCGCGCAGCGCGCGGGCGCGCATATCGACTTCAGCGGCGCTGAAACTGTCTTCGAGCATGCGCGCGATGTCGTCGTCGGCGAGACCGTACGACGGCTTGACGACCACCGACGCCTCGACGCCCGAATGCTGCTCGCGCGCGAACACCGACAGCAGCCCGTCCGCGTCGACCTGATAGGTCACGCGGATGCGGGCCGCGCCCGCCGCCATCGGTGGAATGCCGCGCAGCTCGAAGCGCGCAAGCGACCGGCAATCCGACACCAGTTCGCGCTCGCCCTGCACGACGTGGATGGCCATCGCG from Paraburkholderia edwinii includes the following:
- the prfB gene encoding peptide chain release factor 2 (programmed frameshift), encoding MEAERLNAIEASLADLRTRAGELRGYLDYDAKAVRLVEVNRELEDPNVWNDSQHAQALGKEKKLLEGVVDVLSSLDNDLRDTQDLFDMAREEDDEATLVSCDEDVAKLTARIEDLEFRRMFSNPADPNNAFIDIQAGAGGTEACDWASMLLRQYLRYCERKGFKTEVLEESEGDVAGIKSATIKVEGEYAYGFLRTETGIHRLVRKSPFDSSGGRHTSFSSVFVYPEIDDSFEIEVNPADLRIDTFRASGAGGQHINKTDSAVRITHMPSGIVVQCQNDRSQHRNRAEAMAMLKSRLYEAEMRKRQSEQDKLEAGKSDVGWGHQIRSYVLDNSRIKDLRTNVEISNTKSVLDGDLDAFISASLKQGI
- the lysS gene encoding lysine--tRNA ligase, translating into MTEPTIETSAAADDDNQIIAERREKLRALREQGVAYPNDFQPTHHAADLQAQYADTDKETLEAQAPGVAIAGRMMLKRVMGKASFATVQDGSGQIQFFVTPADVGEATYDAFKKWDLGDIVAARGVLFRTNKGELSVRCTELRLLSKALRPLPDKFHGLADQEMRYRQRYVDLIVTPETRKTFTARTKTISSIRRFMSDASFMEVETPMLHPIPGGAAAKPFVTHHNALDMQMFMRIAPELYLKRLIVGGFERVFEINRNFRNEGVSPRHNPEFTMMEFYAAYTNYTWLMDFTEQLIRQAAIDALGTATINYQGRELDLSKPFHRLTITQAILKHAPQYTEAQLSDAAFVRTELKKFGVNTNEPKFLNAGLGSLQLALFEETAEAQLWEPTYIIDYPVEVSPLARASDSVEGITERFELFITGREIANGFSELNDPEDQAARFRKQVDQKDAGDEEAMYYDADYIRALEYGMPPTGGCGIGIDRLVMLITDSPSIRDVILFPHLRRED
- a CDS encoding glycine zipper 2TM domain-containing protein produces the protein MDNPKNTPSSSPRRLHPLIATAAGAVIVASLAATVAITGLFPKASSDSEQSNQTQAAQIASQPVVDTAQQANPAQYAQQQQQQQQAAQQAQQQAAQQAQPAPAPAPTQPPAQPQYAQQTQPAPQPQQYAPPQQAPRPAVCSSCGTVIAISETRQEGHGTGIGAVGGAVAGGVIGNQFGSGGGRTAMTLLGAVGGGFAGNSVEKHLRTTTSYSVRVRMQNGHIRYFTYHQPPPFQQGQPVRIENGTLVAG
- the iscX gene encoding Fe-S cluster assembly protein IscX, with translation MKWTDTQDIAMALTDKHPDIDPQQVRFTDLHRWVMELDGFDDDPNRSNEKILEAIQAAWIEDADY
- the fdx gene encoding ISC system 2Fe-2S type ferredoxin — translated: MPQIVVLPHVELCPEGAVIDAVPGKSVCDTLLENGIEIEHACEKSCACTTCHVIVREGFDALEPSEEDEDDLLDKAWGLERESRLSCQAIVPESDDLVVEIPRYSINHAKENH